ACCTTGCGCACCCAGCCGACGCCGATGGGGAACACGGGACTGCGATAGCCCGTCTCAAAGACGACGCCGCTTCCGTTTTCCCGAAAGGCCTGAACCACCCTCCCCTCGAGGGGCATGTGGTAGCGGGATGACGCGGATGGACGTCCGCGAAAGCCGGGAAGCAGTTCCCAAAGAAAAGGCCTTCCCTCCCCCGAGATCCGAGGAGAGGCGGAAGCGGGGAAAGCCGCCGTCCCTGCTGCGCCTGCGAAGAAAACCCGGTACACCGCCCCTACGGCGAGGGCCAGGGCGAGAAGGGAGAGGATCTTCGTACCGCCTGCGAACCGCACGTCGGGCTCCGTCCCTTCCGCAAGTTTTGGTAGGACAGGTGTATGCGGAAGGGGGCGCAACTTAGACGAAGGAAAGGCGCTTTCGACGGATGTAGAAGCCGAGGATGAGCCCCACGGCAAAGAAGTTCGCCACGAGAGAACTTCCACCGTAACTGAGAAAGGGAAGGGTAATGCCCGTGATCGGCATGATCCCCACAGTCATACCGATGTTTTCGAAAACCTGAAAGACGAACATCCCAAGAAATCCCGCCGTGGTGTAGCGCGCGAAGGGCTTTTCCATTTCCAAGCTCATCTGTACCACGCGGTAGAAGAAGAGAAAGTACACGAGGAGAAGAAAGGCAGCGCCCACGAAGCCAAACGATTCTCCGTACACGGAAAAGACGAAGTCCGTGTGCGCCTCGGGGACCCAGTGGTTGTACGTAAGGTTGATCTCCGAAAGCCACCCTTTTCCCCATACCCCGCCCGATCCGATGGCAAGGAGGGAGTTTACGAGCTGAAACTGTTCGTCCGAGGCAGGGAAGGTAGGCTCTTGCAAGAAAGCGGTAATCCGCCGCCACTGGTACTCCTTAACGATCTTGAAAAAAACCTGCGGGGCGAAGAAGTAGAGCCCCGCGATACCGCCGATCGCAAGACCTCCGAGGAGGAAAACTTTGACGAGAAGCTTTCGCTCGAGCGCCACGAAGAGGATGGAGGTGAAAAGCACTGTGAGGACAATGGCGTCTCCGAGATCCGGCTCAATGGCGATGAGTATGAAAGGTACACCCCATAAGGCGAAGAGGGGAATAAGGTCTACAACGGACCGCGGGGGAGAGCCTTTCTCCTCGCGTTCGACAAACCAGCGGGCAAAGACGAGGCTGGCAAAG
This is a stretch of genomic DNA from Brockia lithotrophica. It encodes these proteins:
- a CDS encoding peptidoglycan DD-metalloendopeptidase family protein, producing the protein MRFAGGTKILSLLALALAVGAVYRVFFAGAAGTAAFPASASPRISGEGRPFLWELLPGFRGRPSASSRYHMPLEGRVVQAFRENGSGVVFETGYRSPVFPIGVGWVRKVTETLERGFFVEVKHGDGTVSRYGFLGEVYVREGDFAYPDRPLGVVKARTLYLEIRRFDVAVDPLDVLAPAEKPGRGE
- a CDS encoding FtsW/RodA/SpoVE family cell cycle protein, which translates into the protein MAERKRAGISFWRTISHVDLTTVLSLLILAALSYASILGAHTGGGEAWKQLLWFLLGLGVLFATVFLDDTFVYRVSYFLYVVDLFLLVLLLFTGPKSEGVSRVLMSFTLPGGIAFQPSEFMKVFASLVFARWFVEREEKGSPPRSVVDLIPLFALWGVPFILIAIEPDLGDAIVLTVLFTSILFVALERKLLVKVFLLGGLAIGGIAGLYFFAPQVFFKIVKEYQWRRITAFLQEPTFPASDEQFQLVNSLLAIGSGGVWGKGWLSEINLTYNHWVPEAHTDFVFSVYGESFGFVGAAFLLLVYFLFFYRVVQMSLEMEKPFARYTTAGFLGMFVFQVFENIGMTVGIMPITGITLPFLSYGGSSLVANFFAVGLILGFYIRRKRLSFV